In the genome of Chryseobacterium oryzae, one region contains:
- a CDS encoding phytoene desaturase family protein, with protein MSKKIAIIGSGFSGLSTAAYSAKNGHEVHIFEKNDSIGGRARQFSTDNGYVFDMGPSWYWMPDIIEDFFNDFDRKSSDYYELIPLDPQFEMVFEDGNMSLPQSYQEMRNLFEQTESGAGNKLDDFMKDAQYKYEVGMKDFVIKPCHSWLEFVSPKIAKSALKLDLLSNFHRFVRKHFAHPKLIMLMEFPVIFLGAAPKDIPALYSLMNYGGYKLGTWYPMGGFYKVIEAMKEICLENGVKIHLNAAVEKINVSNSKVRSITVNDEEIVFDTIIASSDYHHTEQKLIPEKYRNYNEEYWKNKTFAPSCLIFYLGFKEKIPNLKHHTLFFEHDLDLHTAEIYTDKKWPTKPLFYACCPSKTDKNVAPENGENIFLLMPIATGITDSEEMREKYFQEMILRLEKHTKTTNISEKIEYKRSYCIQNFKEDYHAYEGNAYGLANTLNQTAVLKPSLRNKKIKNLFYTGQLTVPGPGVPPSIISGKIAATEASK; from the coding sequence ATGTCTAAAAAAATAGCAATTATCGGCTCAGGATTTTCAGGACTTTCTACTGCAGCATACTCGGCAAAAAACGGTCATGAAGTTCATATTTTTGAAAAAAACGACAGCATTGGAGGACGTGCAAGACAGTTTTCTACCGATAACGGCTATGTATTCGATATGGGACCAAGCTGGTATTGGATGCCCGATATTATTGAAGATTTTTTTAATGACTTCGACAGAAAAAGTTCAGATTATTATGAACTTATTCCTTTAGATCCTCAGTTTGAAATGGTTTTTGAAGATGGAAATATGTCGCTTCCACAATCTTATCAGGAAATGAGAAATCTTTTTGAACAAACTGAATCGGGAGCTGGAAATAAGCTGGATGACTTCATGAAAGATGCTCAATATAAATATGAAGTGGGGATGAAAGATTTTGTGATTAAACCCTGTCATTCTTGGCTGGAATTTGTATCACCAAAGATTGCCAAAAGTGCTCTAAAATTAGATTTACTTTCTAATTTTCATCGTTTTGTGAGAAAACATTTCGCTCATCCGAAATTAATTATGTTAATGGAATTTCCGGTAATTTTTCTCGGAGCCGCTCCAAAAGATATCCCCGCACTCTACAGCTTAATGAACTACGGCGGTTACAAACTTGGTACTTGGTATCCTATGGGCGGATTTTACAAAGTGATTGAAGCAATGAAAGAAATTTGCCTTGAAAATGGCGTAAAAATTCATCTTAATGCAGCCGTAGAAAAAATTAATGTAAGTAATTCTAAAGTACGTTCTATTACTGTAAATGATGAAGAAATTGTTTTCGATACCATTATCGCTTCTTCCGATTACCATCATACAGAACAAAAATTAATTCCGGAAAAATATAGAAATTATAATGAGGAATATTGGAAAAATAAAACTTTTGCTCCATCATGTCTTATTTTTTATTTAGGATTTAAAGAAAAAATCCCCAATCTAAAACACCACACTCTATTTTTTGAGCATGATCTTGATCTTCATACTGCAGAAATTTATACCGACAAGAAATGGCCTACAAAACCTCTTTTTTATGCATGTTGTCCATCTAAAACAGATAAAAATGTAGCCCCAGAAAACGGCGAAAATATATTTCTCCTCATGCCTATTGCTACAGGAATTACCGACAGCGAAGAAATGAGAGAAAAATATTTTCAAGAAATGATTTTAAGACTTGAAAAACACACCAAAACCACCAATATTTCTGAAAAGATAGAATATAAAAGAAGCTACTGCATTCAAAACTTCAAAGAAGATTATCATGCTTATGAAGGCAATGCATATGGTTTGGCGAATACATTAAACCAGACAGCAGTTTTAAAGCCATCCTTAAGAAATAAAAAAATTAAAAACCTTTTTTATACAGGGCAGTTAACCGTTCCGGGACCAGGTGTTCCGCCCTCTATAATTTCAGGGAAAATTGCAGCAACAGAAGCCTCCAAATAA
- a CDS encoding MarR family winged helix-turn-helix transcriptional regulator, whose amino-acid sequence MNYKLTKDVIHLLEKFDSENKNNLYTADIEGFKSWISDNHSATTSDNTIYWDGKENGRSAESAISTLLVHLNRYAKTYSKSAIFDSEFSTQEEFIYLINLKSFGEMSKTELIKRNVQEKPVGILTINRLINQKWVLQKDSDIDKRTKIISITQKGLDVLEKQMNNIRKATRIVSGNLTNSEKNELIRLLNKLDHFHSEIFGRNIDTKNLIETVYSEYSFNNN is encoded by the coding sequence ATGAATTACAAATTGACGAAAGATGTTATTCATCTGCTGGAAAAGTTTGATTCTGAAAATAAAAACAATCTTTACACCGCAGATATTGAAGGTTTTAAAAGTTGGATTTCCGATAACCATTCAGCCACCACAAGTGATAACACTATTTATTGGGACGGAAAAGAAAACGGAAGAAGTGCAGAAAGTGCAATAAGCACTTTATTAGTGCATCTCAACAGATATGCAAAAACGTACTCCAAATCTGCTATTTTCGATTCTGAATTTTCTACACAGGAAGAATTCATTTATCTCATTAATCTGAAATCTTTCGGAGAAATGTCTAAAACAGAACTTATCAAAAGAAATGTTCAGGAAAAACCAGTCGGAATTCTCACCATCAACAGACTGATTAATCAAAAATGGGTATTACAGAAAGATTCTGATATTGATAAAAGAACTAAAATAATCAGCATAACCCAAAAAGGTCTGGATGTTCTCGAAAAACAAATGAACAACATCCGCAAAGCAACCAGAATTGTAAGCGGAAATCTCACCAACTCAGAAAAAAATGAACTAATAAGGTTGCTTAATAAACTCGATCATTTTCATTCTGAAATTTTTGGCAGAAATATTGACACTAAAAACTTAATAGAAACTGTTTATTCTGAGTATTCATTCAATAATAATTAA
- a CDS encoding TetR/AcrR family transcriptional regulator, whose product MARKVVQGPIRDKEKTKQKLLAAVGKILKTKGYSGLMVSKIAAVAGFDKKLIYEYFGSTDKLIDEYVKSQDYWSRFELQNDADLSDGGKEMSKVAIINQFDTLKKNKELQKIMIWEMSESRPVLKKLLEQREIVGEELFKNITDPYFGDQSEDYRAISAILVAGAYHLNLFTGYNGSTFCGIDMKSEEGREKIKKAIKDIIDFAYEKK is encoded by the coding sequence ATGGCTAGAAAAGTTGTACAAGGTCCTATAAGAGACAAAGAAAAAACAAAACAGAAACTGTTGGCAGCAGTGGGGAAGATTCTTAAAACTAAAGGATATTCTGGTTTAATGGTAAGCAAAATTGCTGCTGTTGCAGGGTTTGATAAAAAACTTATTTATGAGTATTTCGGAAGTACCGATAAACTTATAGACGAATATGTAAAATCTCAGGATTACTGGAGCAGATTCGAGCTTCAAAACGATGCAGATTTATCCGATGGTGGTAAAGAAATGTCTAAGGTTGCCATTATTAATCAGTTCGACACGCTTAAAAAGAATAAAGAGCTTCAAAAAATCATGATTTGGGAAATGTCTGAAAGCAGACCAGTTCTTAAAAAACTTTTGGAGCAGAGAGAAATTGTGGGAGAAGAACTGTTCAAAAATATTACTGATCCTTATTTTGGAGATCAATCTGAAGACTACAGAGCTATATCTGCAATTTTGGTTGCCGGTGCTTATCATCTTAATCTTTTCACAGGTTATAACGGAAGTACTTTCTGCGGTATCGATATGAAAAGCGAAGAAGGCAGAGAAAAAATTAAAAAAGCAATTAAAGATATTATCGATTTTGCATACGAAAAGAAGTAG
- the dnaX gene encoding DNA polymerase III subunit gamma/tau encodes MENFIVSARKYRPQQFDTVVGQSHITDTLEHAIEENQLAQALLFCGPRGVGKTTCARILARKINEKDGSVSEDGFAYNIYELDAASNNSVDDIRELIDQVRFAPQVGQYKVYIIDEVHMLSSAAFNAFLKTLEEPPAHAIFILATTEKHKIIPTILSRCQIYDFKRITILDIQNHLKKIAEKESIQYEDDALYLIAQKADGALRDALSIFDRLSTFSQKNITLAKAAEVLNILDYDQYLNIADLAKESKIPEVLSAFNEIVKKGFDPHLFIAGLGNHFRDLMMAQNASTVDLIEVGEQTKQKFVEQAKNWSPQNLIDGIEICNHADINYKNSKNPRLTVEIALMQLSSLSNGLDSKKKSL; translated from the coding sequence ATGGAAAATTTTATTGTATCTGCTAGAAAGTATCGTCCTCAACAGTTTGACACTGTCGTTGGGCAATCTCATATTACAGATACATTAGAGCATGCGATAGAAGAAAATCAACTTGCTCAGGCTTTGCTTTTCTGTGGGCCGAGAGGAGTAGGGAAAACAACATGTGCCAGAATTCTTGCCAGAAAAATCAATGAAAAAGACGGTTCTGTTTCCGAAGACGGTTTTGCGTACAATATATATGAGCTGGATGCTGCTTCTAATAATTCCGTAGACGATATAAGAGAATTAATAGATCAGGTACGTTTTGCTCCTCAGGTTGGGCAGTACAAAGTCTATATTATAGACGAGGTTCACATGCTTTCTTCTGCAGCTTTCAATGCATTTTTGAAAACATTGGAAGAACCTCCTGCTCATGCAATTTTTATTTTGGCAACTACCGAAAAGCATAAAATTATTCCAACGATTTTATCGAGATGTCAGATTTATGATTTTAAAAGAATTACAATTCTTGATATTCAGAATCATCTTAAAAAAATAGCAGAAAAAGAAAGCATTCAGTATGAAGATGATGCACTGTATCTTATCGCTCAAAAAGCAGATGGCGCACTAAGAGATGCTTTATCTATTTTTGATAGGCTTTCTACATTTTCTCAAAAAAACATTACCCTTGCGAAAGCTGCGGAAGTTCTCAATATTTTAGACTACGATCAGTATCTTAACATTGCAGATTTAGCCAAAGAAAGTAAAATTCCGGAAGTTCTTTCTGCTTTTAACGAAATTGTAAAAAAAGGTTTCGATCCTCATCTTTTTATTGCGGGTTTAGGGAATCATTTCAGGGATTTAATGATGGCTCAGAATGCTTCAACAGTAGATTTAATTGAAGTTGGAGAACAAACTAAGCAAAAATTTGTTGAACAGGCTAAAAATTGGAGTCCTCAAAATCTTATTGATGGAATAGAAATCTGCAACCACGCAGATATTAATTATAAAAACTCCAAAAATCCCAGACTTACGGTGGAAATTGCATTAATGCAGTTGTCTTCACTTTCAAACGGATTAGATTCAAAAAAAAAAAGTTTATAA
- a CDS encoding chorismate mutase has translation MNLTDLKNDWIKSFPAPLIIAGPCSAESEQQMLDTAKRIKESNKQVSIFRAGIWKPRTKPNGFEGVGVIGLNWLKKVKQEFGFQTATEVANAHHVEAALNADVDILWIGARSTVNPFTVQEIAEALKGTEKIVLVKNPVNPDLALWIGALERLLGQNILNLGAIHRGFSTYQKTKYRNNPNWQIALDFKSQFPNIPLIVDPSHICGNRTGLKGITQEALNMGYEGTMIETHCNPDEAWSDAAQQITPEVLAEMISDLKLKNSDMSGFEEEIGRYRTLISDLDFQVIELMSQRMKISEKIGKLKKEHDIAIFQPDRWKTINEYAIQKAAETGLSKEFIDKIFKAVHEESIDVQNNIIIDRK, from the coding sequence ATGAATTTAACAGATCTAAAAAATGACTGGATAAAAAGTTTTCCGGCACCTTTAATTATTGCAGGACCTTGCAGTGCAGAAAGTGAGCAGCAAATGCTCGATACAGCAAAAAGAATAAAAGAAAGTAATAAGCAGGTTTCTATTTTCCGTGCAGGAATTTGGAAGCCAAGAACCAAACCTAACGGATTTGAAGGAGTGGGCGTTATCGGGCTCAACTGGCTTAAAAAAGTTAAGCAGGAATTTGGATTTCAAACTGCAACGGAAGTTGCCAATGCACATCATGTTGAAGCGGCTCTTAATGCCGATGTAGATATTCTTTGGATTGGAGCAAGATCTACCGTAAACCCTTTCACAGTTCAGGAAATTGCCGAAGCATTAAAAGGGACAGAAAAAATAGTTTTGGTAAAAAATCCGGTAAATCCTGATTTAGCATTGTGGATCGGAGCATTAGAAAGACTTTTAGGACAAAATATTTTAAATTTAGGAGCCATACACAGAGGTTTTTCTACTTACCAAAAAACAAAGTACAGAAATAACCCGAATTGGCAGATTGCTTTAGATTTTAAAAGTCAGTTTCCCAATATTCCGTTAATTGTAGATCCTTCTCACATTTGCGGAAATCGAACCGGGCTGAAAGGTATCACTCAGGAAGCCCTAAACATGGGATACGAAGGTACTATGATAGAAACTCACTGCAATCCCGATGAAGCGTGGAGCGATGCTGCCCAACAAATTACTCCTGAGGTTTTAGCAGAAATGATTTCAGATCTGAAACTGAAAAATTCTGATATGTCTGGTTTTGAAGAAGAAATAGGAAGATACAGAACACTCATTTCTGATTTAGATTTTCAGGTGATTGAATTGATGTCGCAAAGAATGAAAATTTCAGAAAAAATTGGAAAACTTAAAAAAGAACATGATATTGCTATTTTTCAGCCGGATAGATGGAAAACCATCAACGAATATGCCATACAGAAAGCTGCAGAAACAGGCTTGTCTAAAGAATTTATAGACAAAATCTTTAAAGCAGTACACGAAGAATCTATCGACGTTCAGAATAATATTATCATAGACCGAAAATAA
- the rsgA gene encoding ribosome small subunit-dependent GTPase A produces MKGKVIKSTGSWYQVLETESGKIFEARIRGKFKLIKTRLTNPLAVGDFVEFQLEQDDIAWITKIEPRRNYLIRKSVNLSKEAHIIASNIDLACFIFTLKYPETSLGFLDRFLACCEAYNITPLILFNKMDVLEEEEQEFVKDIEFLYNEIGYNTLEISSYSKLNLDKLIDILKDKTSVFFGHSGCGKSTLVNALQPGLNLKTSEISDTHLKGKHTTTFAQMHFWDFGGNVIDTPGVREFAMIDIEKEEVQHYFPEIFKKREDCKYHNCMHINEPKCAVIEALETGEIQQSRYSTYLKLMEEAEDIAFK; encoded by the coding sequence ATGAAAGGAAAAGTCATAAAATCTACGGGAAGCTGGTATCAGGTTTTGGAAACAGAATCAGGGAAAATTTTTGAAGCAAGAATCCGCGGAAAATTTAAGCTGATAAAAACCCGACTTACCAATCCTCTTGCTGTTGGCGATTTTGTAGAATTTCAATTGGAGCAGGATGATATAGCATGGATTACCAAAATAGAGCCCAGAAGAAATTATCTCATCAGAAAATCGGTTAATCTTTCCAAAGAAGCTCATATTATTGCATCCAACATCGATTTGGCGTGTTTTATATTTACTTTAAAATATCCCGAAACTTCTTTAGGTTTTTTAGACCGGTTTTTGGCGTGTTGTGAAGCCTACAATATTACTCCGCTTATTTTATTTAATAAAATGGACGTTTTAGAAGAGGAAGAACAGGAATTTGTAAAAGATATTGAGTTTTTGTATAATGAAATAGGGTATAATACTTTAGAAATTTCCTCTTATTCCAAATTAAATCTTGATAAGCTCATTGATATTTTAAAAGATAAAACTTCTGTATTTTTTGGGCATTCGGGTTGTGGAAAATCTACTCTTGTTAATGCTTTACAGCCTGGTCTTAACCTTAAAACTTCTGAGATTTCCGATACACATCTCAAAGGAAAACATACCACTACATTTGCACAAATGCATTTTTGGGATTTTGGCGGAAACGTTATTGATACACCCGGTGTTCGGGAATTTGCGATGATTGATATAGAAAAGGAAGAAGTGCAGCACTATTTTCCTGAGATTTTCAAAAAGCGTGAAGACTGCAAATATCACAACTGTATGCATATTAATGAACCAAAATGTGCGGTAATTGAAGCTTTGGAAACAGGTGAAATTCAGCAGTCCAGATATTCTACGTATCTTAAGTTGATGGAAGAAGCAGAAGATATTGCTTTCAAATAG
- a CDS encoding FKBP-type peptidyl-prolyl cis-trans isomerase encodes MKKIIFISLLSLIGCKRNNPVHPPVGGVLNQKDLDVSKNRSKNLNLIEREQIKDWIKGQKTPYFPTQLNYWTTVEGLDHREKRQDETLISYSYDLYDFDQTKIYDKPITRQNAKFGHFDELKAVENALRFMKDDEEITLLVPSSLAYGTYGDENKIDNDIPLIIKLKVL; translated from the coding sequence ATGAAAAAAATAATATTCATATCGCTTTTGAGTCTTATAGGCTGCAAAAGAAATAATCCTGTACATCCTCCTGTTGGCGGAGTTTTGAATCAGAAAGATCTTGATGTTTCAAAAAACCGCTCAAAAAATCTTAATCTGATTGAACGAGAACAGATAAAAGACTGGATTAAAGGTCAGAAAACACCATATTTTCCGACACAGCTTAATTACTGGACAACCGTTGAAGGTTTAGATCATCGTGAAAAAAGACAAGACGAAACTCTTATTTCCTATTCTTACGATTTATACGATTTTGATCAGACCAAGATTTACGACAAGCCAATTACCCGACAAAATGCTAAATTTGGACATTTTGATGAACTAAAAGCAGTAGAAAATGCATTAAGATTCATGAAAGATGATGAAGAAATTACACTTCTCGTTCCTTCTTCTCTGGCATACGGTACTTATGGTGATGAAAATAAAATAGATAACGATATTCCTTTAATTATAAAATTAAAAGTTCTTTAA
- a CDS encoding peptidylprolyl isomerase, with translation MNIDKETYASLNDGLYANLQTSKGNMIVKFEDKKSPVTVANFIGLAEGKIDNTAKAKGTPFYDGTIFHRVIKDFMIQGGDPKGTGMGDPGYKFEDEKNDLKHTGKGILSMANSGPNTNGSQFFITEVATPWLDGRHTIFGKVVKGEEVIDAIANVEKGAQDKPTTDVVLEKVSVFSKGDEYKNYDAAKTFNEGKSKIAANNKAMAEKAEADAKKALDELKNGMQVTPSGLYYKITKITDGKTPKAGDNVQVHYAGKLTNGTEFDSSFKRNEPLEFPVGTGRVIKGWDEGILLLKEGETATLLIPPAMGYGERGAGGVIPPNAWLIFDVELVKVP, from the coding sequence ATGAATATAGACAAAGAAACTTACGCAAGTCTTAATGACGGACTTTATGCTAACCTTCAGACCAGCAAAGGTAACATGATTGTAAAGTTTGAAGACAAAAAATCTCCGGTAACTGTTGCAAACTTTATTGGTCTTGCAGAAGGTAAAATAGATAACACGGCAAAAGCAAAAGGTACTCCTTTTTATGATGGAACCATTTTTCACAGAGTGATAAAAGATTTCATGATTCAGGGAGGAGATCCTAAAGGAACAGGAATGGGAGATCCTGGATATAAGTTTGAAGATGAAAAAAATGATCTTAAGCATACAGGAAAAGGTATTCTTTCGATGGCGAATTCAGGACCAAATACAAATGGTTCTCAGTTTTTCATCACAGAAGTTGCTACGCCATGGTTAGACGGCAGACATACCATTTTCGGTAAAGTGGTAAAAGGTGAAGAGGTGATTGATGCAATTGCTAATGTAGAAAAAGGAGCACAAGACAAACCAACTACGGATGTTGTTTTAGAAAAAGTGTCTGTATTTAGTAAAGGTGACGAATACAAAAACTATGATGCTGCAAAAACTTTCAACGAAGGAAAAAGTAAAATTGCCGCAAATAACAAAGCTATGGCAGAAAAGGCTGAAGCTGATGCTAAAAAAGCTTTAGACGAACTTAAAAACGGAATGCAGGTTACGCCATCTGGTCTTTACTATAAAATTACTAAAATAACTGATGGCAAAACTCCAAAAGCAGGTGATAATGTACAGGTACATTACGCTGGAAAGCTTACAAACGGAACTGAGTTTGATTCTTCTTTCAAAAGAAATGAGCCATTAGAATTTCCTGTTGGAACCGGTAGAGTAATTAAAGGTTGGGATGAAGGGATTTTATTATTGAAAGAAGGAGAAACAGCTACTTTACTGATTCCGCCAGCAATGGGTTACGGAGAAAGAGGAGCAGGAGGAGTTATTCCGCCAAATGCATGGCTGATTTTCGATGTAGAACTGGTAAAAGTTCCATAA
- a CDS encoding M28 family peptidase, translating into MKKITGFLLLSMVSCSFNAQTFIQAYQNRANQVTQSNITTLLQEFSNLGVKTTGSPENTDTLNWLKTKYQSFGYNTNQISEDTFTYGSITSKNLIITKTGTVYPNTYVIICGHYDTIVGPGVSDNGSGTSIILEAARILKDIPTEYSVKFIHFSGEEQGLIGSNHYVNNVVFQNNIRQLNLKVVFNIDQVGGQIGNLNNTINCESDQDGQTGNNAPSLAMTQELATCTSLYSPLQTVLSNAYSSDYMPFEGKGDIITGFYETVRSNNEHTVNDTFANVDPIYVYNVGKAAVGALQHFAVASSLLSTNEVKENNLEYLKVYPNPAKDILHLELPEKIKKFNIEINDMTGKLISSYENEKNINISKLINGVYLCTVKSEEGKAVHKFIVKK; encoded by the coding sequence GTGAAAAAAATAACAGGATTTCTGCTTCTTTCAATGGTTTCTTGCAGCTTTAACGCTCAGACATTTATACAGGCTTACCAAAACAGAGCCAACCAGGTTACACAAAGCAATATTACTACTCTACTTCAGGAATTTTCTAATTTGGGAGTAAAAACAACGGGCTCTCCAGAAAATACCGATACTTTGAACTGGTTAAAAACTAAATATCAGTCTTTTGGTTATAATACCAACCAGATTTCGGAAGATACTTTTACGTATGGAAGCATAACATCTAAAAATTTAATTATCACTAAAACAGGAACGGTTTATCCCAATACCTATGTAATTATTTGCGGACATTACGATACTATTGTTGGTCCCGGTGTAAGCGATAACGGAAGTGGAACATCAATAATTTTAGAAGCTGCCCGAATTTTAAAAGATATCCCTACAGAATATTCTGTGAAATTTATTCACTTTTCAGGAGAAGAACAAGGTTTAATAGGTAGCAATCACTATGTAAACAATGTTGTTTTTCAAAATAATATAAGACAGCTTAATCTTAAAGTAGTTTTCAATATAGATCAGGTTGGAGGACAAATTGGCAATCTGAATAACACCATCAACTGTGAAAGCGATCAGGATGGGCAGACAGGAAACAACGCTCCTTCTTTGGCAATGACTCAGGAATTGGCAACTTGTACGAGTCTTTATTCGCCTCTGCAAACTGTACTTTCTAATGCTTACTCATCAGATTATATGCCTTTTGAAGGAAAAGGTGATATTATTACCGGTTTCTATGAAACGGTAAGAAGTAATAATGAACATACTGTAAATGATACTTTTGCCAATGTAGATCCCATATATGTTTACAATGTAGGAAAAGCTGCTGTTGGAGCTTTACAACATTTTGCCGTGGCATCTTCTCTTTTATCTACAAATGAAGTTAAAGAAAATAATCTTGAATATTTAAAAGTCTATCCAAATCCTGCCAAGGATATTCTTCACTTGGAGCTACCCGAAAAGATTAAAAAATTTAATATAGAAATAAATGATATGACCGGAAAGCTAATTTCTTCTTACGAGAACGAAAAAAACATTAACATTTCAAAGTTAATTAATGGTGTTTATCTTTGTACCGTAAAGTCGGAAGAAGGCAAAGCTGTACATAAATTTATCGTGAAAAAATAA
- the rplT gene encoding 50S ribosomal protein L20 codes for MPRSVNAVASRARRKKLMKQAKGFFGRRKNVWTVAKNAVQKAMQYAYRGRKEKKRNFRALWIMRINAGAREHGMSYSQFMGALKKNNIELNRKVLADLAMNHPEAFKAVVDQVK; via the coding sequence ATGCCAAGATCAGTAAATGCCGTAGCTTCTAGAGCTCGCAGAAAAAAATTAATGAAACAAGCTAAAGGTTTTTTCGGTAGAAGAAAGAACGTTTGGACTGTTGCTAAAAACGCGGTACAAAAAGCAATGCAATATGCTTACCGTGGTAGAAAAGAGAAAAAGAGAAATTTCAGAGCACTTTGGATTATGCGTATTAACGCTGGTGCAAGAGAGCACGGAATGTCTTACTCTCAGTTTATGGGGGCTCTTAAAAAGAACAACATTGAGCTTAACAGAAAAGTTTTAGCAGATTTAGCAATGAATCATCCTGAAGCTTTCAAAGCAGTTGTAGATCAAGTAAAATAA
- the rpmI gene encoding 50S ribosomal protein L35: protein MPKLKTKSGAKKRFALTGTGKIKRKNAYKSHILTKKETKQKRNLTTTSYVAKVDEKSVQRQLAIK, encoded by the coding sequence ATGCCAAAATTAAAAACGAAATCAGGTGCTAAGAAACGTTTTGCTCTTACCGGAACTGGTAAAATCAAAAGAAAAAACGCTTACAAAAGCCACATCTTAACTAAAAAAGAAACTAAGCAGAAGAGAAATCTTACTACTACTTCTTATGTAGCTAAAGTGGATGAGAAAAGCGTTCAACGTCAATTAGCAATTAAGTAG
- the infC gene encoding translation initiation factor IF-3, whose protein sequence is MINDKIRVRELRLVGDNVEPGVYPIDKARQIAKEQELDLVVISDKAEPFIARVLDYKKFLYEQKKKQKELKAKQVKVVVKEIRFGPQTDDHDYEFKKKHAEKFLEEGSKLKTYVFFKGRSIIFKDQGEILLLKLAQELEQVGKVDQLPKLEGKRMIMMMSPKKPAK, encoded by the coding sequence ATGATTAACGATAAGATCCGAGTAAGAGAACTTCGTTTGGTGGGAGATAATGTAGAACCAGGTGTATACCCTATCGATAAGGCAAGACAAATTGCTAAAGAGCAGGAACTGGATCTGGTTGTCATTTCAGATAAGGCAGAGCCTTTTATTGCAAGAGTACTAGACTATAAAAAGTTTTTGTACGAGCAGAAGAAAAAACAAAAAGAGCTTAAAGCTAAACAGGTAAAAGTAGTCGTAAAAGAAATTCGTTTCGGACCTCAGACTGATGATCACGATTATGAATTTAAGAAAAAACATGCTGAAAAGTTTTTAGAAGAAGGTTCTAAACTGAAAACGTATGTATTTTTTAAAGGACGTTCTATCATCTTTAAGGATCAGGGAGAAATTTTACTTTTGAAATTGGCTCAGGAACTGGAGCAAGTAGGTAAAGTAGACCAACTTCCTAAGCTTGAAGGTAAAAGAATGATTATGATGATGAGTCCTAAAAAACCGGCTAAATAA